The Candidatus Nitrosopumilus sp. SW genomic sequence TCGGCAGTGTAAAAACAACAGAACTTTTTTTCTTTAAAGATGCCACTGCATCTTTAAATTTTGAATGAATTTCAGTTTTAATATCTTGACCAGTTTTTCTGATTCTAGGAGTGAAGAATAGGTATTGTGCTTTAGATATTGCCACATCAATTGGTTCCATAGCTAATAATGGTTCATCTTCTTTCAAGGATGAAACATTAGGATAAGTTTTAGCAATTTCTGCTTTTAGCGAAATTGCAGATGGTGTTGATTCATCAATTATGTAAACATCAGCTCCTTTAATGGCCATTTGTGATGCAATTGCATACCCCTCTGTACTTAGACCATAAACAACAACTTTTGTTCCCCCCATTCCACTAAAGCTTAGGATTAGACTAAGAAAAACTTATTGAACTAACTTCAGTTATGGAAATTACTTGAAAATATGGATAGATATTCTTACACCAAAACAATTATTGTTTTCTGAAGCAATTATTGAGAAATTAGGTAAAAAACACGAAATTCTTTGTACATCTAGAGAGTACGATGAAGTCACAAAATTAGCCAAAATACGTGGTTTTAGACTTGTTTTAGTTGGAAAACATGGAGGAGGAGAAAGAGGAACTAAGCTTAAGGCAAGTATTGACAGAATGGAAAAATTATCTAGTAAAATAAAGTCATTTTCACCAGATCTAGTGATTAGTTTTTGTTCACCGGAGGCAGCCAGGATTTCATTTGGGTTGGGAATTAAACATATTGCATTTTGTGATTCTCCACAAGCTAATGCAGTAATGCGATTAACACTACCATTAATTCAAAAATTACTTATTCCAAAAACCATATCTAAAGATGACTTTACAAAATTTGGAATAGATAAGAAAAACATTATTTCTTATAACGCAATAGATGCAGCTACAACTATCAAAAGGAAAATCAAAGGGAAGAAACAATTACCATTTGAAAATAAAAA encodes the following:
- a CDS encoding DUF354 domain-containing protein, yielding MKIWIDILTPKQLLFSEAIIEKLGKKHEILCTSREYDEVTKLAKIRGFRLVLVGKHGGGERGTKLKASIDRMEKLSSKIKSFSPDLVISFCSPEAARISFGLGIKHIAFCDSPQANAVMRLTLPLIQKLLIPKTISKDDFTKFGIDKKNIISYNAIDAATTIKRKIKGKKQLPFENKNKNNILIRVEEQEAAYVLKSNKIISIIKNIINDYSDQNIVILGRYSHQIKKIQKIVGKKAKVIKMSFDGKILLNNTDVFIGSGGTMTAESALMGVPTISYNAVPNPIESYLVKKALVKRETDPKKINRHISRIFKSSNKVNQNRAKKITNQMEDPVEKLVKVIKD